DNA sequence from the Sceloporus undulatus isolate JIND9_A2432 ecotype Alabama chromosome 4, SceUnd_v1.1, whole genome shotgun sequence genome:
GGCCTGCAAAACCATAAATACTAACAACCTGGATTTTTGTGTAAATCTTAGCCATTACTCTTGCTCAAtaaaacacctttttaaaattaagtggAACATAAGAGGTGCACAGGATTAGACCTAAAACCCATTTTCTGCAGCATTCCACCAATCAGATACTCATAGGAAATCCATaagcaggttgttgttgttgtgtgtcttcaattcacGTCTGACTTACActgacctaaggtgaacctatcatggggttttcttggcaagatttgttcagaggaggtttgccattgccttcccctggggctgagagaatgtgacatgttCTAGGTTgcctagtggatttcatggctgagctgggagtttCCAGggtcacagttcaacactcaaaccattctgTCATATTGGTTCTCCTAAAAGCAGGACATAAATGCAATAAAAGCCTCTGGCCCAAACTCCTAGTCACTAATATTAATGGAACCTTATTTTCTGGGAATTTGTGTAATCTTATTCTAGAGGCATGCAAGTTAACATACTGTGGTAGCAGATAGTTACGTACTATGTGAGCACATTTACCTTTTTATCTGTTCTGAGTCTCTCACCACTCAGCTTCTTTGGATGACCCCATGTAGAGCTATTGCGTGTCAACCTGATGCATTTTCTTCACACCATGCCTAATTTTATATACCTCTGTTATGCTCCTATTACTCTAAACTAAAGAACCAATAGGAGAATTATTTAACACCCTGATCCTTTGGGCTGACCTTTCTTGAGTCAacagtatctttttttttttcccccaaaaatttATTTGAGATGAGAAAAACTTTACACAGTATTGCAAATGTCAAATTTGTATACAGGCATGATGATATtcacagttttattttaatttcatttcatttcccaaCGAATATTTACATGTGTTGCAGATAGtataattctgtgtgtgtgtgtgtgtgtgtgtgtgtgtgtgtgcaatgtaTGTTTCAAATTTTTACCAATATTTGGAATTAATTCCTTTTGTAGGTCCTAGCAGATTTCATGAAACAAATGGACATTCTTTGTAACCAGAATGGAAAAATTGAAGATTTATATTCTGAACTGAACAAATGGTCATTTGAAAGTAAGTTTGCTTTTAAGTCGCAACCTGGCATGGTTGGTTCTTTATTCCCCATTGCATGCAGATTCTTACACCTAGGCCTCATCCTCATAAAGGGAAACCATGGCTGTGGACTCTCCAGCCAAATGCACACCTTTTGGAGGCATGCACAGTAGACATGTCAACAACAGACAGCAAGGCTGGTGGGTGCAATCCTGCTCCATCTGCATGTGTTTGAATACCCTGTGGGGCACATTACAATACAAAAAGGCAAGAAGTAGGTTTACCATGATTTAGCATTATGTAAGAGATAAACTATCAGGCAGGCCTAGCCTACAGGAAAGAAAATAAGGCACTTGCCTCATGCAGCAAATACTGCGGTAAGAGTGGCAGCCCTTCAATTATTTTGCTTGAGTTCCTTTGTTATTCCTCATTATTGGAATACAAATCTGTGTGTTTCACATGGTCTGTCTTGCTTTCAGAGACTGGAGGGACTACTGTCCAGTTTCTAGCACAGACATAAAAATTCAACTGTCAGTTCACTTTGCTCCTGAAAATGAATTGTTCTGTCTTGCTGCCTTATTGTTTGCCTCAGGCAGTGAAGTACCTTAGACTAGCCCTGCCATTGCAGCTGGGTTTATTCTTATTATCACTTGTCACTCTTGGTCCTTCATTTGCATTCTCTCTCAGCTAGATATAATCCTATTCATTTCTTGGAACAAGGATGAGGGGctaaagattatttatttatttatttattcattcattgctTCAGTCATGAAGTGCCATGTACCCTGAAGGCAGTACTACATCAGaatattctctctttcttttaataatagGTATTTGTCTGGTGCTATATGGGAAAAGGTTTGGACTTCTGCAGCAGGATGTAGGAGATGAAGGCTTGAATTTCATCAAGGCTGTGAAAACGGTATAAATGGATACTTCACTCTGTAAACAAGTTAGCCATGATAGGAGGTTGTCTTATCTTGAATCAGGCCAATAATTCAGTTTTTTCTGCACTGACTGACTGTGGTAACTCTATAGAGTGAGTCAACCCTACTGGTGATTTTGCCTGAAATGCAAGTTGTCTGCCACTGAGCTATACAGAAACAGCGATTTAGAAAGCAGGAATTATGGTCATAATCCACAgatattttgtgtgcattttgtatCCCATGAAAGGACCATTAACCAGAAAGTCACCACCACAGCACCTATTGGTTGGAAATTTTATGGGCAATTAGAGAATAATTGCTACAAAGTTGTTGGGCATTGTCCAGAATAGATCACTGACCTCCAAAAGGTGCCATTCCCTGTTGCATTCCACCATTGGTTTTGCATTTAGGTGGAAtagcttcctcccttcctccctacTTTAATAGAAGGAGCTTCTGCTTGCTTACAGTATGTGTTCACTGTTGATGTTTACTTGGTAAACTGAAGCCTAAGCTAAGCTTTTGGATTCTAAGGACTATGGTTTGTTTGACCCAGACCTACTGAGCTGTGCATTGGtatctatttttttaatctttttttattgtttactttATAACTGCTCAGGTTGTTTTAGTTTCCATCTGAGATATGTAGATAGAcagaatgtaaatattttaatagacAAACCAATAAGAAATAAGGTAATGCTTCTCTGTTACCATCAAAATGTTTGATTCCTTTTCTGCTCTCTTCTGCCTATTGTAGATCATGTTTGATTTTAATAATGTAGTTTATTTGTTCACTACATATTACAGATGATGGGTACCTTTGGAAAGATGATGGTGACTCCTGTTGAGCTCCATAAAAGTCTGAATACTAAAGTCTGGCAGGCTCACACAAAGGCATGGGACAATATCTTTAAGACAGGTAAGTGGACACAACTAAGGGCAGTGACTATCTCCAATGCAAtaaggtatttttattttaaatttgacagTTTCTTCTCTTAATATTATGAAAGTGGCCAgtatgaacaaaaagaaaactgaacaagAGCAATGTAACAGAAATATACAATTGTCACCCATTAACATTGCAGGTTTTTTGATTGCTCATCactgtcttcttttccttccacagTCAAATGTTCAATTGACAGCAGGCTGAAGAAGCACTCAGCCAACCCCTCTGAAGATTTTCTCTGTGACATTTATTTTGGGAGTCAGCTTTCAAAGAAGGAGCTGTATGCTGCTATTACGGAGCTCCAAATCGCTGGCGTTGAAACGGTAAATACAGTCGTTTACCTCTTGAATTCAGAAACAGCATTTCTCTGGCCAACAGACAACTTACTCACAATGCTAGTCTTTCCATTTTCATTGACTCTAATTCTTCCTTTCCTACTTTCAGTGATCATTACCACTGTATATTGGTCAGCAGATTCTAACCTTGCCACAAAACTGCCCTGCCCActatatttggaaaaaaaatattcttctctGTATGTATCACTTTGTATTTGTgtagagggagagggagaaactttgaccttccaaatgttttttgtGAACAACTCCAACAATTCTTTACCATTGGCCAAACTGGTGGGGCTGATGACTGCTGTTGTGCAAAAGATCTGGTGAGCCAAAAGCTTCCCCAAACCAGACTTATTTGGGACTGAATTCTGCTTCTCATTACTTTCGTCATTGACAGTCTATACTAATGGCACTTGTGGGGTTTTGGCACTGAAATTCAATGGTGTTCAATGAGTTGGgtttttttgattgattgattgattgattgattgctttgATCATTGGCAAGAAGTAGGAATCCCACATGACTGCTGATAGCTTTGACCAGGATAATAACATCCATTATCTTTACCCAAGGCTGCTGGCATGAAGGCAGGTTAGTGTCAGTTGGGGGTTCTGTGGAGAATATTGTATCCAGCAGTGGCATGATGGTAGATTTGGAAGTGCAGAGGTCCATTATGATAGTTCCCATAGCCACAAAACCCCAAGGAGAACCTCAAAATCATACTCCAAGGAAAGCCTCAAAATGTAGGCAGTTTGATCCAGAGCCAATTGTATCAATTTCCATTTGGAGATGGAATTTccagagggttttttgtttgtttgtttgtttttggtaaaGCTTATGGGTTTTAACTGTTCATTCAAGACCAAGCCACTCCTGAATACTTTGCATTGCAACATAAATAGTTCTCAATAGTATGACAGTGAGAAAACCTATTCCCTCACCACCTTCCACTCACTGGAGATTGAAGTTCTCATCATCTGCAGCTAATATGCAGAAGCTGCTTTCCAACCTTGAAGACAGCTGCCTTTCAACATCTGTTGGGTCTCTTGTTGGGACATCTGTAAAGGTGCAACTTTTGATTCTAGTGCTGAAACTTTGTTGCTTCCAAGTGTCTTCTGTTCTTCTATGAATCATCATGTATTCCTAGGCTAAGGCAAAGCTTTGTTTTATAATAAACAGGCTGTTGtgaatatatataacatatactgtcttttttttttatgaaataCATTTGGCTCCTTTCTCATGGTAATATAGTGAGTGAGCCCAGAGTGGCCTCAATAACTGTCTGCtactgttccagactgccaacaGTTTACTTTGGGCTCTCTACAACATCTCATGCAACCCGGATGTCCAGGCAAAACTGTATGAAGAAATACAGAGTGTGGTCCCAGATGGTGACGACCCAAATGCTGAACATCTAAAGAAAATGCCCTATTTAAAGGCATGCCTGAAAGAATCTATGAGGTAAAATTGCTTCACCTATTGGAAAATAAGTAGTTTGCAGTAGGCGAAAAGTTGTTTTCAGGTGGACTTTGATTGTTCAAATGAACTCTTCCATCTGAAGAGAGACATAAATGCAAAGGTGTCCAGCTCTGCTCTTTCATGGTCAGATCCTACTTTGAAACAGGATGGCTTAGAGGTTCTTTTACTTCTAGAAAGCCAACTTACTTCCAGAACTTAGAAACTTCCCTTCTaaagttttttgtaggtttttcgggctatgtggtgaaaggtcaggaataaactcttccagaacatggccacatagccccaaaaactcacaaaaactatggatgccagccatgaaagccttcaacttcacattcccttttaaaaactaatttttcaTGGTATTATTATCACACAACCCCAGCAGTTACTTATCATTatcaatatgatttttaaaagaacgaACGAACGgacgaacgaacgaacgaacgaaagaaagaaagaaaggctattCTGTCTCCGGAAAGTAAATAAATTAGTCCCTTTTAGtcagtttaaaaatacaagaatCTTACTAGCTGCTGGCCTATAATGCAAAATAGTCTCTTCATCTACTTGTCTCAATACCCAGAACATAGCATGAGGCAGTAGCACAAGCCAGTACTTGAATATTTTGATATTCCTCTTCTACCACTGAGGCCACAGCCCCCATAATTATAAAAGTAACTGAAAGCTATCATTAAAATGTGAAAGCAGTAAAATTCTTCCTTATTATGCTATAGTCATAAtgtaacattttgtaaaaaaagactttgtttttcttcctgtttcgATATAGGTTAACACCATCTGTGCCATTTACAACTCGGACCCTTGACAAAGAAATGGTTCTCGGAAATTATGCTCTTCCTAAAGGGGTGAGTGTATTATTATTCACAACAGAAACAAATTTTTGATGTCTGTATTCTTATTCCTAATTGCACTTACTGATGCAATAATTCTGTAATTCTCAGAAAGACAACTGTGGGTCCATACATTTTGTGTGTCTGGGCTGTCATTTGATCAATTCATTGCCTGACTGACTTTAAGCAGCCTTATCATAATGTTCACAGCATTCCAGCTTTGCAAATGCTTTCAAAGATGTCAGTCTCCACACAGATCATATCAGTCCATAACAGTACCCTGGGAATTTTCTTTGCGCTGGGCCTTCAGCAGACACTGCTTAGgctgtatgaagcggtatataaatgaagcttgtttttgtttgcttgggtCAGCTGGCTTCACAATTTGGGtcaatttgatttaatttttgagGGGAAAGATACCTGAGCTAAATCTGGTGAGAAAAACATCCATTTCCATTGCTACCTCTTTTCCTGGCATGATTACAGCATATCTAGTGCTGACAGACTGAACTTCAATCAGTACAACTTTCCCCAGCATGAGAATGTAGTAAAGAGGAGAGCATCTAAAGCTGAATTTTTGGTTGATCTGCTGCTATTAAAGACACAGGTGTTTTACCAAAGATAGATGGCTAGctagatcgagagagagagagagagagagagagagaggcatttaTGAAGTACTTCCACCTAATCTCGGATTGTGTGAGGCTAATTACAGTTATTCAGTGATGGAGAGAGAAGACTTTGCACATGGTTATAGATACTGATTTTGGCAGTGTAACTGTGACATGCCAAAAAATGTGAAAGCTGGCACTGAAAATGAGTTACAGGCTAAGGTCTGTTGTTGCTCTTGAAATCAGGTTAAACGCCATTTGACCTACACTGTGTCTTGTTTATTAGAAAGCATTCTTAGCCCTTAAAAACATTtgtaagaaagaaaatattctgtCCTTTCCCTCCCCCAAATGACTTCTGAAGGGAATTTTAATGGCAAGATCAAGCCTGCACCTGCTCCCCCACCCCACAGAAATAAATCCCAACTCAGAAATTGTTTGGGGAGTTGCTGAATAATCGTGTGCCTCTTGGCTCTTGCTCACTGCCGTTTTTTCTTGCCTGTGAAGCATGACAGCCTTTAATGCAACATCACAGTTCAGGTTCAGAGAAAACAGCTTTTCCTTGATCTGAAGCCCTGTCTTCCATTAGCAAAATACAACCTGCCATTCCATCTTTACAGATTGTACCCAGTTGACCTCTTCCTTCCCTGTGCAATTTTTTTGGTGTTTATAGACAGTGTTGATGATCAACAGTCATGCTCTGGGATGCAATGAAGAATACTTCAGTGACTGGACTCAATTTAAGCCAGAGCGTTGGCTCCAGAAGAACATCAATCCCTTTGCTCATGTTCCATTTGGCATTGGGAAGAGGATGTGCATTGGACGCCGCTTGGCAGAGTTGCAGCTTCAGTTAGCTCTCTCTTGGGTAAGATTGTCATGACATTATTTTCCTCCCTTGATTTTGTTTATTAAATAATCATAGTTCTCAGTTGGAAAAGGAAactaattctgtgtgtgtgtgtgtgtgtgtgtgtgtgtgtgtgtgtgtgtgtgtaccttcaggttTCCTGTtgatttagggcaaccctatgagcttcatagagttttcttaagcaaggtatATTCAGAGATAGTTTactattaccttcctctgaaatacagccaacagcacctgatattccttggttgttccccatccaagtactaaccagggttgaccttgctgagcttccaagaacagactggatctggtgtcttcagggTATTTGTGCTCTTAATTTTTATACTTGCCACTTAGCTACTTTTTTCACACATGATGGAATGTGATCTGACTCAGTTCAGTATAAAGAggtaaaagaaggttaagaggtgatatgatagccctagttaaatatttgaagggatgtcatattcaagagggagcaagcttgttttctgctgctccagagaacaggaccctgaatAACAGATGCAagctgcagcaaaagagattccacctcaacattaggaggaacttcctgacagtaagggctgttcaacagtggagcaaactccctcggagtgtagtggagtctccttccttagaggtctttaaacagaggctggatggccatctgtagggtatgctttgattgagatttcctgcatggcagggggttggactggatggcccttgtggtctcttccaactctacgattctatgattctatgtaataaTGATCACTGGGTGGGATGTCTATTTAGGGAGCTGCAAAATAAGGGGATatgcagggatgggcaaaatgtggcccctGGGCTGCATGTGGTCCCAAAGGCTACTCTTGAGTCCCCAAAATGAAAACTTTCTATTTtactaaaaaattaaaaacagtaaataaacaGAAGGTGAGGGGTAGTTCTTTGGGGTTCCTCAGGGGTCCAATGTGCCCCCCAGCTTTGCCAGTTGCCCTGTCCTGGTTCAGTGTAACAAGGTTGAGTACCGCAATTCTTAAGCTTGTATGCTTTCACCATCTTTGCCAGGACCACAAGAAGGAATTTGGAAGCCAAAATATAGCAGTTTCTAGTACCCTTCAGTTGCAGCCCTCTGTAGTGCCCCAAAAAACATGCTCCAGAGGCCTTCCCAACAAACCTAAGGGCACTACAGTGTGACTCATTTATTCTGGGGAAAGCAGTATATAATCCAGTGGAAGTATATCATTGGGACCTGTCCTTTTGCTTCCAGTGTACATTAATCACAGTTTGACATATTGTCTAAACTGTTGTTAATTTTAACTGTGGTTAGTAGAAACAAGCCAGCTTGAAACCATGATTTACGAAACTGTCTAATCATAGTTAGGGTTAACTATAGTTTAAGAATATGGAGATAGCACAAAATTGTCGGAAGCTCtttcctgctcccccccccaattgctgTGTTCCTCCTCACTTGAAGAACCATGTGTTTAATTTCCTCTATTGTTTGAACAAAGAGGATGTTCAGCCTGCTGTACTTTTATTTGATTGAACAGTCATTACTAAGTAGCAAGGCTCAGCACTGACCCTGAAACTGATTTTGAGGGTCAATGCAGTGATTCCAAGGATTACCCTTGGTTCATACTAAGCCATGATTACAAGTTGAGGAAGTTCAAATGAAGTCcttttcagtgggacttattatGGCAAGATTGTGAGGCCGTGTTTTTAATTCTTAATCTTTGCTTTACAGCTTGTACGGAAGTATCAGATAGTAGCAACAGATGACAAACCAGTAGAAACCCTGCATTTGGGAATCCTTATCCCCAACAGAGAACTTCCCATTGCATTCAGGAGACGTTAAGGTAAAGAGAAACAGGATTCTGTGACTGCACTGATCCCAGAAAATGCCAATCTAActtaggcaggatacaaaccgccatatagtacgtcttctatacgtactaagGAAGGGGCGGTGTctccgcaccccccaaccctagtacgtatagaatacatacaacatggcagcgccccttccacatggggccaGCCATGGTTTAagtactggacgcatagtgtcccgCAGTGCCTATGAcgccgaaatggagcttctttttttgctccacgcgtgagccgcgcggtttggctgctgcggctcccctgcggagcaaatggcgccgtcgggagaccaccgcaaagcggcggtctgtatcccgcctcagtttCCAGCCCATAGGTGTATAGGTATTCTTGCACTACAGCTTCCACTTTAATATAAAGTTCTACCTGCATATTTGTACAAAAGGTCCAGAAGAATGGTGTCTGCTAACTAGCCAACAGTACAAGAGagctctcccagaattccctggcaagTTAGCAGACATTTTGGTTGATGTGGAACTACTCTCAGGTTGTATCAGGCAGCCATTGTGCAGCCTGGGAGAAATCACTGCACAACAAGGTACTAGATGAATACTTGTGCAATGTAAGAAATAGTACTTATACTAGTATTACCCACATTAATACTAGCATAATTCATCAAGAAGATTCCAGCCTTAATCACTGTTTACTGCATCAGTG
Encoded proteins:
- the LOC121927742 gene encoding 1,25-dihydroxyvitamin D(3) 24-hydroxylase, mitochondrial; its protein translation is MGSPLKRTPLLRAFLPPPQQQQQQQLLPTSSVCALEPKAELPPVCPRPPSTPHSLSALPGPTKWPLMGSLLDILWKGGLKRQHETLADYHRKFGKIFRMKLGAFDSVHIGAPCLLEALYRKESAYPQRLEIKPWKAYRDYRKEGYGLLILEGKDWQRVRSAFQKKLMKPTEIVKLDAKINEVLADFMKQMDILCNQNGKIEDLYSELNKWSFESICLVLYGKRFGLLQQDVGDEGLNFIKAVKTMMGTFGKMMVTPVELHKSLNTKVWQAHTKAWDNIFKTVKCSIDSRLKKHSANPSEDFLCDIYFGSQLSKKELYAAITELQIAGVETTANSLLWALYNISCNPDVQAKLYEEIQSVVPDGDDPNAEHLKKMPYLKACLKESMRLTPSVPFTTRTLDKEMVLGNYALPKGTVLMINSHALGCNEEYFSDWTQFKPERWLQKNINPFAHVPFGIGKRMCIGRRLAELQLQLALSWLVRKYQIVATDDKPVETLHLGILIPNRELPIAFRRR